The Prevotella sp. E9-3 genome has a window encoding:
- a CDS encoding dihydroorotate dehydrogenase electron transfer subunit: MKKYVLDLTVQSVERLHERYVLIKLTHNEQLPEMLPGQFVEVRVDGSPSTFLRRPISINFVDYDKNELWLLVATVGDGTRWMAGLQAGDTLNCMLPLGNGFTLTNASENGAPLLVGGGVGVAPLLYLGKKLKESGVEPTFLLGARTKNDLLMLNEFEKYGRVLVTTEDGSMGEHGFVTNHSVLQSEQFSLIQVCGPTPMMKAVARYARKSETRCEVSLENLMACGLGACLCCVEKTTEGNLCVCKDGPVFNIDRLQWDL, encoded by the coding sequence ATGAAAAAGTATGTTCTTGACCTGACAGTACAGTCGGTGGAGCGTTTGCATGAACGGTATGTACTCATTAAACTGACTCACAACGAACAACTGCCAGAAATGCTGCCAGGCCAGTTTGTAGAGGTGCGTGTGGATGGCTCGCCCTCAACGTTTTTACGCCGTCCTATTTCCATTAATTTTGTTGATTACGATAAGAACGAGTTGTGGCTCCTGGTGGCTACCGTGGGTGATGGTACCCGCTGGATGGCTGGATTGCAGGCTGGCGACACGCTGAACTGTATGCTGCCGCTGGGTAATGGGTTCACGCTTACCAATGCCTCGGAGAACGGTGCTCCTCTCCTTGTTGGTGGCGGTGTTGGTGTGGCTCCGTTGCTTTATCTGGGCAAAAAACTGAAGGAGAGTGGGGTAGAGCCTACATTTCTTCTGGGTGCCCGCACGAAGAACGACCTGCTGATGCTCAACGAGTTTGAAAAATATGGACGTGTGCTGGTAACTACCGAAGACGGTTCGATGGGTGAGCATGGATTTGTCACCAATCACTCTGTTCTCCAGAGCGAACAGTTCAGTTTGATACAAGTGTGCGGTCCCACCCCGATGATGAAGGCTGTGGCCCGTTATGCCCGTAAGAGTGAAACACGGTGTGAGGTGTCGCTCGAGAATTTGATGGCTTGCGGACTGGGTGCCTGTCTGTGCTGTGTGGAGAAGACTACCGAGGGCAACCTCTGCGTTTGCAAGGATGGTCCAGTGTTCAATATCGACCGTCTGCAGTGGGACTTGTAA